attcatttatttatttccacatatcTTCATGTATttgctgtatttttgtatttgtatgttaattaggtaggcggtcctattcTCGACCTAAAGCAAGATTGGTGAACtggtaaaataaagaaaagtattaattaagtaatttacaATCTACACaattatttatatgtgtatatatttatttatatgtgcatttatgtattatatacatatatattttttttgtcatttttcgtCCTCCATAATAGTtaacacttattattattttttcttcttataaGGATTTGATTTGGTGCCGTGCTATAAaacttctaaaaatatatatatatttttttcgactgctgtaaattgtattttatttaaattttattttatttttttgtacccaAAACAATTTTTGGTTTGGCCCCAATTGTAGTTTATAACAGGAAATGCTAGGCTAACGATGCTACTCATAATATTATGTTCTCACTGGTTTTACTGGTAAAAGAGACGATATTACAGATAATTAGATGTCATTTCAGTCGTGGGATTTGACCTCATGGCCTCCTGACAGCAGAGTAAAACCTCAAATACGCTTAACACTTAATATTCCTCCGTATAAacgtataaaatgtataaatgtataaaatttcATTGCTGATATTTGTGGTTATCAGGAAGATCTGtgtctattttaaaataaattatggaAGTTTTAATTCTGCAAAAACATATGATTCAgttaatattaactttttttttatttaggtaaGCTTGAAGTCACAATAGTTATGTTATTAACTTATCCTTGCATCTTCTCCAGTAAACtgactttttaaagaaaacagtgattttattcatttatttaagatatattttttaagataCTTGGTTATACTCCaattccaatgtctgaatatttgtGACAGTTAAAAGTTCATGGTGGAATTTAGCTTTAGTATAATATCACATTATTAGTGGCACAAAATGGGTCTGAAAATGGCAATAACATCTTAATTTatctcttattatttttaagacaaTATTTCATCCACAAAATGTGTTATCATGACTCAAAATTACTAGCATTGATATGCAGTATCTCCTAGAAGTGAGTAGAGCCCTTGTATCaaatttctatttttatacatagattattattttatttcttttcctATTGTCTCCCAATTTATTTGGCCAACtgtctcacccattcagctgctactcagctgtatatccccaatcactagtgatccccaacaccaggagggtaaagactagcacatgcctcctctgatacatgtgaagtcagactccacctctttttaaactttttgccgagtagcgctaacgctcggaggaaagcgcagcgactctgttctgatacatcggctcacagacgcagacttgtgctgatcaacatcaccctaggagtgatgaggggaaagaaagagcgccatctactgtactgtacccacccagagagagcaaggcctattgtgctctctcagggctccggcagctgatggcaagcggcATGACCGGGAATTTGAGGGGTGTAATCACTTCTAGGAGATTCTGTAAATTTTGTGCATTAGTAGTCAGACTAAAACTGAGTTTAAAAATAGGCTGTGCATAGTTTTAGAGCGTGCTGTACCTGGATACTATGGACAGAACTGATTAAGCTGATTAAAAGTACGGAAAAACTATGGAAGATCGGAATGCTGTTGTAAATTCCTGCTTCCGGCTGCTcttatctccaaaaaaaaaaaaaaacaaatcaaataaaacaaaaaaaaagacagccaGTGTTTAATATCATGCCACCAAGCGTTAGCATCAGAAATACATATAGTTACACCATAAATATTTTTGACCCTAGATACTGGATAAAAACATCGACAAAATATCACGCTATACAATCTCAATCAGCGGCGGCGGCTTTACGCTTACGAACCGTCAGATTTTGTTACTGTTATTAAATGTGCACAAATTTCacaataagaatatatatatttatatatatttagtatcaGTAGAATTCTTTAAAGCTCAATAAATTAGCTGATGGGTTTTGGCAACAGATCAGAGCCGGGCTTTAGTCTGCAGTGAAGTCGCTCTGCTTTAGAAAAAGGAAACATGGAGAAGAAATGTACACGAGTCTAATCCGTCTAATCCGACCACAGGGAGGGATgcacagtaaaacacacacaagtATAAAGGTCAGGATTAAACATGAACGAAAAGTAAAATATCCAACAAATCATCTGTGAACTTTACAGCTCATATTTCATAACCAAATACCCTTCCTTACTGAGTTTAATACAGGAAATTTAACCAAAAATCAGATGAGTGTTATTGATTCATTATCCATCAGCCAGGATTCAGTCGATCAGCCATCAAAGACATGCTGGGTATCTTCAATTTACCCTTAGTTTAAACTAGAacagagatgctaggctaatgctgCTCATATTAAGTCATATTATTAAATACATAGTTTAAAAATACTGCAAAACAAACATGCCTTTTTAAAGCAACAATCCGTAAGATTGAATGATTTGAGGGAtttggagccctctctggtgagaatgtgtaattgcacagagtatGTGGaacagtacttttaatgcaggcaATTTCCACATAATCCAAAAAGCCCACCAAACCAATCTGTTTCTAGAATGAATAAATTAGCTTTCAAaagtcttggcatgttctcctccaccagtcttgcacactgattTTAGGAGAACTTCACAACTTCCTgtcacaaaaattcaagcagttcattttggtttgatggcttttgtttatccatcttgattatattccagaggttttcaatgggttTCAAGGTTATTCCATAATACATTAATTTCTCAACtcaaccatttcttattttctctaaataaatgctctaaatgacatttttatttgtaatttgggagaagtgCTGTCAGTTATTTATAacctaaaacaacaatgtacattttacttaattgtataccgtatttttcacactataagctgcacttaaaatactttaattttccaaaaaatcatcagagctcctcataatccggtgctccttatgtatgaattctatcagtcaggtattaaggagcagtaaagtcactctgctgaagtacagagttatacaggagattcagtttagttctccagcacccagaccggagcagcattagcattagcattagccgctaaccacgctgaacactagctctttcaccattcagaggtgagtattatcggactgtagcactactgctaaccctggctagcactgctggagcagaattagcattagccgctagtgTGGCTAGCATTGGTGGTttgccgctaatgctgctgcacctagccttagtgaaaatctgcacGTGTATCAAAAACTAGTAATGTAAATTATATTTGTCAGATATAACATGTCTCTGGTAGATATtttataaaagttataaaaagtgtgaattttcctttttgaatcaaactgcaaaaaagtaacaatatacaatatattgtgtagaTCTACTCCATTATAATGAGATCACTAGTGGTGTGTTTTACATCAACACATCCCTATAAAGGTACACTTTATACCATTGCCGTCTGTCCAGGTCTTTGGTGGTCTTgtgcaaaattatatatatatgtataaccaTATATTGTTCtggttattattgttattaattaggtaAAAGTtgcttattttcatgtttatagACTTAAAGTAAATCACATCATGGTCTAAACATGATAGTTTGTCAAAAATGAGGATCTAAAAGGGTTTTGAGAGATACATTTGGTATATATTGGATATTGGTATGGTTGGTATGTTCATAGGGGATGAGACTGTGTCAGGTGTCTAACAAGTCCAGCAAATGTTAGCATAGCGTAGCATCGTTAGCCTAGCATCTTCTGTCACAAACTAAAGCAGCAAGCCTTCAAATACCAAACATGTCTCGGCTGATCGACTGTATCTGGGGTGAGTGATCAATAACGCTCATATGATTTTTCACCAAATCACTTCTTTAAGAGTTTACAAACTGCAGACTATTATAGGCCACAAAATGCTAATTGCTAATGTCTTCATTCCAAATACATCACCACATCACAGATCATCACTATGAATAGAACATGTGATACTGCGGACACGTTTAGTTTTGTGCTTAGTGTTGGTGTTTATAAATCTTGGCACCGTTCTTGGAATCGTCTTGGCAGcaatttttaagacctttttttgctttttttgagcTTCAAACTCGATTTCTTTTCTGGTTTTTGTTCTGCCACTCTGAGATTTTAGCCTCACTGGAGTTGGGAGAGGATGTTGGAGCGGGTCAGGAATGTACCAGCTGGCGGCGGCTCTGTAAACAGTGTTCCAGTTCTCAGACAGCAAAGAGGAAAAGGAACAGAAAACTGATCTCATTCACAGAAAAAGAGAACGGATATGAACATACCCTCGACGGGAAATACGGAAAATACTAATCCTGTTGTGCTTATTTCTCCTCTTGTGTTCGTTCGCGAGGCGGCCGATCCTCACATGGGCTTAGCttggggtttgggttgggtttttttCTCGTAAGATCCGGCGTGTTTGTATCCGGAGACGTAGCCGGAGGTGTCCACCATGTCCACCCGGCCGGCCTTGCCCTTCCCGCGGCCCGTCTCGTCGAAGCGCTCCTTGTGGGAACCCGTGAACTTGGAGGTGTCCGTCAGCCGCGACACAGTGGGCGACGCCACGGCCCTCTGGAGAGATTACAAAAAAACATGTTAGTGCTTAAATCCTGTTAAAGATGCTAGAAATTATACATATCTCTTGTTTTctggtgttggacaatgaaactgaaacacctggttttagagcacaataatttattgtggtgacggacagttctggtgggaacaggagagttgaggtgcacattgaattctgccgtgatttgatcagccgtggttttatgttttttggatacaatccgggttagcacccgaacatccctttcagacagcttcctcttacagagtccacagttaatcctgttggatgtggttggtccttcttggtggtatgctgacattaccctggataccgtggctcttgatgcatcacaaagacttgctgtcttggtcacagatgctccagcaagatgtgcaccaacaatttgtcctcttttgaactctggtatgtctcccataatgttgtgtgcattgcaatatttagagtaaatctgtgctcttaccctgctaactgaaccttcacactctgctcttactaattggccaccaggctgctccaatttagccatgaaatgaaacctcccacactaaaatgacaggtgtttcagtttcattgtccaacccctgtatatcactaatatacagctctggaataaccctgttttttagacacagtttttatgcatcttggcatcatgttctcctccaccagtcttacacactgcttttggataaatttatgctttacactcctggtgtaaaaatttaagtagttcagtttggtttgatggcttgtgatcatccatcttcctcttgattatattccagaggttttcaatttggtaaaatcaaagaaactcatcattttaagtgctctctaatttatgttcagaactgtatatatataatgggtGGGACTAAGGTGTTGTTggagactgaatgggtggggctaaagtgtTGCTggaagctgaatgggtggggcttaagtGTTGCTggtggctgaatgggtggggctaaacttgtGTTGGGAGAATGACTGGGGCCAAAGTGTTGCTggaggctgaatgggtggggctaaagtgtTGCTGGAGgaaagtgggtggagctaaacttgtGTTGCCTTAATGGGAGGGGCTAATCTTGTGTTGGTGGAATGGATAAACCCTTTTGTAGACAAGAAGTCTAAACTTGTtaattttactaaactttacttttatttgattatatttgaCCAAGTTTGTGGCATAATCCCTTGCtcccaggttaagaacccctggttTAAGTTTTTCCCAGTTTATATAAATAAGGAAAGCAGATCTGGAATGCTGGTTTAGTGCAGGAGCCTCCGTGGCCCTGTTCATTACCGTGACTCCTGCTATAACTGGCGATTTCCCTTCTATCATCTTGAAAACCTCCTCTGCCGCCTCCTCGCCGGACTTATCTTTAAAGCGCTTCCTGGCCAGCTCGGACAGGGCCTCTCTGAACTGGCTGTACGTGATGGTGCGTCCGGATTTGTTCCTGGAAAAGAAGAGCAGAGGAAGAAGAGAGCTCACCGTTAATCTGTCGTCATCATCATCTGCACAGAGAGCtgtaaacaaacaggaaacagcaCCAGAGCAGGAGATGATGGTGACAGTTGAGGAGTTAAGCTACAGGAGAGCAGCTCTGGCACCTTCTTCTTAAGAGATCTGTACGATCATCACTGTTTTCTTATCGCTGGAGGTCAAAACGAGCCAATAAAACCCACCAgatttatttatacaaacaaaatAATCTGTTTTCAGTTGGCTAATTTATCTTTCTCGTTTAGACCCTAAACACATAGAAAGTTACCATTACCACATTtcttttgggacctaaaaacatCTTTACAAACAGATTTTGCTAACCATCTGACTTTGCCAACCAATTCTACCCAACAGCCAGTCAATATTACCAACCAAACTGACCAACTAATCAAATATCTCTGCT
This genomic interval from Astyanax mexicanus isolate ESR-SI-001 chromosome 1, AstMex3_surface, whole genome shotgun sequence contains the following:
- the LOC103029217 gene encoding tubulin polymerization-promoting protein → MEEFKVQTAKHPVPNSAPLRPPSEHSRERAKRLSTDSNGTSEGGAGAKTPVELTALEEAFRRFAIHGDTRATGKEMHGKNWSKLCKDCGVIDGKSITLTDVDIVFSKVKNKSGRTITYSQFREALSELARKRFKDKSGEEAAEEVFKMIEGKSPVIAGVTRAVASPTVSRLTDTSKFTGSHKERFDETGRGKGKAGRVDMVDTSGYVSGYKHAGSYEKKTQPKPQAKPM